The following is a genomic window from Dermatophilaceae bacterium Soc4.6.
GCACGAGCATCACGCCGAAGTCGACGGCCAGCCCGACCAGGATGCCGACCGCCCCGACCACGAGCCTGCTCAGGGTGGCGCCGAGCACCCCCTCGAAGATGCCTCCGAGCGCACCGCTCGCACTCGTGAGAACGGCCGAGAGCACGACCGCGAGACCGAGGGAGGCGAAGACACCGAGGTCGCGCAGCTTGACGGTGACGACGTTGCCCGGGGCGCCCGACATGCCGAACACGGTGCGGATGCCGTCGCGCAGCGCCCCGACCCAGCCGGTGCCCGCGAGGACCAGGCCCACGAGACCGACGAGACCGCTGACCGTCACCACCGAGACCGACGGAGCCGACAGCGCGATCAGCCCGTCGGGGCGCGCACTGGTCTTGATCACCCCGGGCAGCGACGAGCTGGCTGCGGTGGTGAGGCTGGCGACCAGGTCGGGACGCCCACGCAGCACGAGACCGAAGACCGCGGCCGCCAGAGCGGCCGCCGGGAAGACGGAGAAGAAGCCGTAGAAGGCGATGCCGGCCGCCAGCAGGTTGCCCCGCGACTCACCGAAGCGGCTCCACGCCTTCCACCCCTTCGTGGCCTGGATCCTGGTCCACACGGCCATGATCGGCTTCAGGAGGCTCTTCATCGGGGGGTGCTCGCTTCCGACGCGGAGGTGTCCGGGACCCCGCCCAGGCCGAACCGGCGACGTGACGTCCAGGTGCCGTCGACCGCTCGCGCATAGAGGTGGAAGCTCGTCACCTCGAAGGCTGCGGACCAGTCGCCCAGGTCGTCGAAGGCCAGGTCGAGGGCACGCTCGTCGACGTCGTGCGCCACGGTCACGTGCGGGTGGTAGGGGTAGGTGAGGTGCTCGCCGGCCCAGCGTGGGGTCGCGATCGCCTGCTGCAGCAGCTCGCACCCCGAGATGCCCCGGGCCACCTGCACGAAGACGACGTCGGAGACCGGGCGGAAGGTGCCGGTGCCGCGCAGCACCATGGTGAACGGCTCGACCGACTCGGCGACCGCGACCAGGTGGGCGATGAGGTCGTCGATCTCCTGCGCCGCCACGGCGGTCGGCCCGAGGAGGGTGACGTGGGTCGGCACGAGCCCCGCCAGCGGGTCACCGTAGGACGCGCGCTTGGCCTGCAGGTGCTCGCCCCAGGGCGCGGGGACCGGTATGGACACCCCCATCACCTGGGCGCCGGAGCCGGGACTGGAGTCGGGGTCGGAGTCGACGTCGACCCGGGCTGCAGACATGGCGGCCATTGTGTCAGGTGGCCAGAGGGGGACAACACGGGTCTGGCCGGACACCGACGCCCGACCGACGCGCCGCGGGGCGGGCAGCTCGCCCGACGCGGGGCCCACGGTCGGTAGCGTGGGGCCCGTGCCTGACGCCCCCACGACTGCCGCGCGCTTCCGATCGGTGGTCGGCGGCGAGCCGTCCGGGGTGTGGGGCGCCCCCGGGCGGGTCAACCTCATCGGCGAGCACACCGACTACAACGGGGGGCTGGCGCTGCCGATCGCCCTCCCGCAGCGCACCCGGGCTGCGGTCCGCCTGCGAGACGACGGCCTCCTGCGCGTCAGCAGCGACCGACCGGGCCAGCCCCTGCCGGGCGTCGACACCCTCGAGGTGGTCGAGGTGCGCGTCGACGACATCTCCCCCGAGCGCCCGGGTGGGTGGGCGTCCTACGTCGCCGGCGTCGCCTGGGCGCTCGGCCAGGCGGGGCACCCCCTCCCCGGAGCCGACGTGCACCTCACCAGCGACGTGCCCCTGGGCTCGGGGCTGTCGAGCTCGGCAGCCCTCGAGTGCTGCGTGGCCGCCGCCGCGAGCGACCTGCTGGGCCTCGGGCTGCTCGCCGACGACGCTGGCCGCGCCACCCTGGCGTCGTGGTGCCAGCGGGCCGAGAACGACATCGCCCTCGCGCCCACCGGCGGCATGGACCAGGCAGCCTCGTTGCGCTCGGTCGTTGCGCACGCCACCCTGCTCGACTGCCGCACCGGTGAGGTGACCCCGGTGCCCTTCGATCTCGCTGCCCACGGGCTGTCCCTGGTGGTGGTCGACACCCGGGCCGAGCACGCCCTCGTGGACGGCCAGTACGCCGACCGCCGGGCCACCTGCGAGGCCGCAGCCTCGACCCTCGGCGTCGAGACCCTGCGCGAGGTCGACCCCTCCACCCTCGACGACGCC
Proteins encoded in this region:
- a CDS encoding 2'-5' RNA ligase family protein; this encodes MSAARVDVDSDPDSSPGSGAQVMGVSIPVPAPWGEHLQAKRASYGDPLAGLVPTHVTLLGPTAVAAQEIDDLIAHLVAVAESVEPFTMVLRGTGTFRPVSDVVFVQVARGISGCELLQQAIATPRWAGEHLTYPYHPHVTVAHDVDERALDLAFDDLGDWSAAFEVTSFHLYARAVDGTWTSRRRFGLGGVPDTSASEASTPR
- the galK gene encoding galactokinase, whose product is MPDAPTTAARFRSVVGGEPSGVWGAPGRVNLIGEHTDYNGGLALPIALPQRTRAAVRLRDDGLLRVSSDRPGQPLPGVDTLEVVEVRVDDISPERPGGWASYVAGVAWALGQAGHPLPGADVHLTSDVPLGSGLSSSAALECCVAAAASDLLGLGLLADDAGRATLASWCQRAENDIALAPTGGMDQAASLRSVVAHATLLDCRTGEVTPVPFDLAAHGLSLVVVDTRAEHALVDGQYADRRATCEAAASTLGVETLREVDPSTLDDALGRLADGVARARVRHVVREIERVHQCVAALRADDFAAVGELFLASHASLRDDYEVSCVELDLVVETAVAAGALGARMTGGGFGGSAIALVRADAAEAVEAAVTAAFVARDLREPDCFTVTAGPPAGRES